One part of the Pirellulales bacterium genome encodes these proteins:
- the xylB gene encoding xylulokinase, whose amino-acid sequence MAVYLGIDIGTSGTKTLAMDESGKILAEATELYPSHHPQPLWSEQDPDDWWNATVATIRAVVKKAKLKPADVRAIGLSGQMHGSVFLDKKNQVVRRALLWNDQRTAAECAEIEQRAGGRKKLIQMVANPALTGFTAPKILWLRNHEPKNFAKTVKILLPKDDVRRRLTGEFATDVSDASGMLLLDVAKRNWSKPLLSKLELDENLFARCYESEEVTGTLTAEVAAQLGLTTACKVVGGAGDCAAGAVGNGIVRSGVLSTSIGTSGIMFVHSDNVQIDPAGRLHTFCHAVHGKWHLMGVSLSGGGSLQWFRNQLCAAEIAAGKKTKIDPYAILTDEAAAVPTGSEGLFFLPYLSGERTPHADPAARGCFIGLTLKHTRGHLVRSILEGVSYALRDSLSIIQELGVPVKQIRASGGGSKSPLWRQIQADMFGQKVATLNAEEGPAYGVALLAAVGDGAYKNIEEACDATIKIVKETPANKAAAKFYDRGFPFYQQLYRSLKNDFQAIAKLAE is encoded by the coding sequence ATGGCTGTGTATTTGGGGATCGATATTGGCACGTCGGGCACAAAAACCCTGGCAATGGACGAGTCGGGCAAAATTTTGGCCGAAGCCACGGAGTTGTATCCCAGCCACCACCCCCAGCCCCTCTGGAGCGAGCAAGATCCCGACGATTGGTGGAATGCCACCGTGGCAACTATCCGGGCCGTTGTCAAAAAGGCCAAACTCAAACCGGCCGATGTCCGCGCGATTGGCCTCTCTGGCCAAATGCATGGGTCGGTGTTTTTGGACAAAAAAAACCAAGTCGTGCGGCGGGCGCTCCTGTGGAATGATCAACGTACCGCCGCCGAATGCGCTGAAATCGAACAGCGGGCCGGTGGACGCAAAAAACTGATCCAAATGGTTGCCAACCCCGCGCTCACCGGTTTTACCGCGCCAAAAATCCTCTGGCTGCGCAATCACGAACCAAAAAACTTTGCTAAAACGGTAAAAATTCTCTTGCCCAAGGATGACGTGCGGCGGCGTTTGACGGGGGAATTTGCCACGGATGTCAGCGACGCCAGCGGGATGCTGCTCTTGGATGTGGCAAAGCGAAACTGGAGCAAACCACTTTTATCCAAACTGGAGTTGGATGAAAACCTATTTGCCCGTTGTTATGAGTCCGAGGAAGTGACCGGCACCTTGACGGCGGAAGTCGCGGCTCAATTGGGCCTAACCACCGCGTGCAAAGTGGTCGGCGGGGCGGGGGACTGCGCGGCGGGGGCCGTGGGTAATGGCATCGTCAGAAGCGGCGTCCTTAGCACATCCATCGGCACGTCGGGCATCATGTTTGTCCATAGCGACAATGTCCAAATCGATCCCGCCGGGCGGCTACACACCTTTTGCCACGCGGTTCATGGCAAGTGGCACCTCATGGGCGTCAGCTTGAGCGGCGGCGGGAGCTTGCAGTGGTTTCGCAATCAACTGTGCGCGGCGGAAATAGCGGCCGGAAAAAAAACCAAGATCGATCCCTACGCCATCCTGACGGACGAGGCGGCCGCCGTCCCCACCGGTAGCGAAGGGCTGTTCTTTTTGCCGTACCTCAGTGGAGAACGAACGCCCCACGCCGATCCCGCCGCGCGGGGCTGCTTTATCGGCCTGACGCTGAAGCACACGCGGGGACACTTGGTGCGTTCGATCCTGGAAGGGGTCAGCTATGCCCTGCGCGACAGCCTGAGCATCATTCAGGAGCTGGGCGTGCCGGTAAAGCAAATTCGCGCCAGCGGCGGCGGCAGCAAAAGTCCCCTGTGGCGGCAAATCCAGGCCGATATGTTTGGTCAAAAGGTCGCCACACTGAACGCCGAGGAAGGTCCCGCCTATGGGGTGGCGCTGCTCGCGGCGGTAGGGGATGGAGCATATAAAAACATCGAAGAGGCGTGCGACGCCACGATCAAGATTGTAAAAGAGACCCCCGCGAATAAAGCGG